The Fulvia fulva chromosome 1, complete sequence region ACAGGACAGGGTTGGAAGGAGGAGCGGCCGATTGGTCGTCTTGGCAGCGGCGATCCATTCAAGGGTCCGTGGACGGTTTGCCAACTGTGCACACCGCGCAGAcatcaccaccaccaccaccaccacctcCACCACCACCGCAGCCCATTGCTTCACTTCTGCACAACCACCCACCACTTACGGATCGAGTGCCGCTGAAGGTGAGTCTGCGCTGCATGCGAGTGTGGCCGTCTTGTTGCGAGCAAGGACCAGCACCGGCGGACGCCCACGCCCAGGCTGCCTGAATTGCACCCTTCAGCCAGACGCAGCACAACACGGCGATGCGCACACAGAACACCCATCCTCCCCCGCCAAGGCAGTCACATTCGCCGTGCTCGATAAGAGCCGCGCGCCACGTGCGACGAAGCCTGCGGCACATGTGCTAACTTCGCTTCTTCTAGATCGCACTGGTCCTGCCGCACACTACCCTTTCCACACTGCCACCCCGAGACACCCTCCCACACTACCGCCAACATGGGTCTCACTTTCTCCAAGTTGTTCGATCGCCTCTGGGGCAAGAAGGAGATGCGCATTCTGATGGTCGGATTGGACGCGGCCGGAAAGACCACCATCCTCTACAAGCTGAAGCTCGGTGAAATCGTCACCACCATTCCCACCATCGGTGCGTAAAGTTCAACCCGGGGAGCCGCCAATGGCTGAATCAAGAGTTGCATGGCTGACAACAACCGGGCGCAGGCTTCAACGTCGAGACTGTCGAGTACAAGAACATCCAGTTCACCGTGTGGGACGTCGGAGGCCAGGACAAAATCCGCCCATTGTGGAGACACTACTTCCAGAACACCCAGGGTATCATCTTCGTCGTCGACAGCAACGATCGCGATCGTGTTGTCGAGGCCCGCGAGGAGCTCCAGCGCATGCTGAACGAGGACGAGCTCAGGGACGCTCTtctcctcgtctttgccaACAAGCAGGATCTGCCCAACGCCATGAACGCTGCTGAGATCACTGACAAGCTCGGCCTGCACAGCTTGAGGCAACGTGCCTGGGTAAGTCGTTCACCATACAGCCTTGGAGGCAGTAACTGACTTTCACTTCAGTACATCCAATCGACTTGCGCTACTTCTGGTGACGGTCTCTACGAAGGTCTCGAGTGGCTCAGCAACTCGCTGCGCAAGGCCGGCCACAACTAGACAACATAGCAGAGACATGCCAATGCACGAATCACATCAAACAGACAGAACACAGCGATGATTCACGTGCTGTTTCCGAAACACAATTCGATCCCAGACTCACGTTTGCGGCAGCAGGACAAGCATAGAGAATGGCAACGGATGGCTTTGGAATCTCCGGGGATGTGATGCTGTCTACTATCTTGCCACAGCCGACAGCGGGTGTCGTGTGTACTCTTTTCCATACCATCAAAGAATATGCTGCGTTGCCGGTTGATGCTGCATCGGGAGGTGCTCCGTGCAAGGCGTTCTTCTATTGGGAATGTGCTTGTAGGGCGAGACTACCAATCTATAGGCGTATGAAAGTTTTCATTTACTACATCCTCCTCTCCCACGTGTCTGTTTCCAAGGTACGGTACTGTATGCACGAGCTTAACTATAGGTTAAATATGCGTTTCAGCATGAAGC contains the following coding sequences:
- a CDS encoding ADP-ribosylation factor, whose protein sequence is MGLTFSKLFDRLWGKKEMRILMVGLDAAGKTTILYKLKLGEIVTTIPTIGFNVETVEYKNIQFTVWDVGGQDKIRPLWRHYFQNTQGIIFVVDSNDRDRVVEAREELQRMLNEDELRDALLLVFANKQDLPNAMNAAEITDKLGLHSLRQRAWYIQSTCATSGDGLYEGLEWLSNSLRKAGHN